The following nucleotide sequence is from Stigmatopora nigra isolate UIUO_SnigA chromosome 20, RoL_Snig_1.1, whole genome shotgun sequence.
TCTTCGTCTTTTCTTGCTAAATGCATCCTTACTAAGTTTAAAATAgatgttttccttcaaaatgtgtctttttggggCACAAAACGTCCACCAAAAAGAGCTCTCGGAAAACGGGGCctcagaaaagcagaaaatcttCCCGGCAACAAGTCGTGTCACGTTTCGGCCATCCAATCAGAAgccttaaaaattggatttagccacctcccctctatgcaaatctatgcaaatttggatttagccccgccctggcctcgcccaccgggacagccaatcacagcccggcatttggccggacacgccccttttttccaaaaaacggcgTTTTTTGGACCGAAACCCCGCCTCCCGCTACAAAGCCAGCCCCCCCTGAATAAAGCCCACCCATtccgagagaaccaatcagatggcagtattcacctccccacttcctgattctacaccaatcagtgaatagacgccccttcccagagaaccaatcaggtggcagcactcaccttccacttcctgattctacaccaatcagtgaatggacACCCCCcctcccagagaaccaatcaacTGGCAGCACTCAATTATTACTTCCTTATTCTAAACCAATCAGTGAACCTAATTTAAGTTATCCACCAATCCCAGGCTAGTCATTTGCATagccacacccccaaaaaaaacaaataaaaaattaaaaaataaattttttaataaaatggaataataaaatgttagaagaaaggagtttgttttttgttcaactttatttgtttttctttcagagttAAGAGTCCAAAGTTTGATGTCTTGAAGTTCTTCTTCAAACCAGTAGGAGTCGGATCGGAACAGAGTGTGGagacctgaagacaaaaaaaagtaagttaagtgcaagtcgagtgcaaaccaagtaagttaagtgcaagtcgagtgcaaaccaagtaagtcaagtgcaagtcgagtgcaaaccaagtaagttaagtgcaagtcgagTGCAAACAAGTTAGTTAAGTGCAGTAGGGCAAGTTAAAAAGTGCAGACAAGCAAGTTAAAAAGTGTAGTAGGGTAAGAAGTGTAGTAGGGTAAGAAGTGTAGTAGAGTAAGAAATGCAGTAGAGTAAGAAATGCAGTAGAGCAAGATAAAAGTGCAGACAAGCAAGTCAAGTGCATTCAAAGAATTGTGCAAACGACGATAAGACTTACCTTAGAATGATGCGATGTCACTTGTACTTGACTTGAGCAGGAAGGCAGCAACTGTGAAAGAAGTAGACTTCAGCTGTGGAAGAACTTCATTTGATGCGATGTCACATGTTCTTGAGCAGGAGGGCAGCATCTGGACTTCAACTGGACCACTTCAACTGTGGAGGAACTGGACGACTTCAACTGTGGAAGAACTACATTGCAATCCAGACAATTGTCACGAAGGAGTTCACACggaggcaaaacattttgtccttttattttatttccagaaTTTAGCATTGAAGATAATCAGCTCGTTGTCTCACAGGTGCAGGCGGCAGTTGGGGCGGGGTCAAGGCAGGTCTCCAAATTGGCGTCTTCACTGGACTGAGTCTGCAAACAAGAAAGTGGGTGAGCATTTAATTCAGTCATGTTTACCGTCTAAGTGGTGCACATTTACTCACCTTTGCAGTACAAtcacgctttaaaaaaaacatctgcttcAGTCATCTTGAGCtgcagcgccctccggtggacacGGGGAAACTAGCCAGCAAAAGAGAGTGGAAGGTAAAACATAGTTCAGAAGCGTGGCGTAAAAAGACGTCAAAGTTGGACAGTGTTCAcgtccaccattttgtgttgcagtgtGCACTAACCTACTGGACGACGTCGTGGATGAAATCCGACTGCAAGAATCAAAGACAgaagtcaaaattggacatggTAAGTCATCTGGACGTTCCTACCTCAAACTTTGTTACTCCACTTTCAGCTTCTGGAAGAACAGATTAATAGACAGTTCGATTTGCACGTgaatcaattgtttgctcgtttcacctgtgcttacctgcagggtcggacatcttggaagtgacctgcaaaagaaaaggagaGAGTCAAAAAGTAAGGTTAACAGTCATTTTTCGTGCAAAGTGCAAAAAATATGGCAGAATACTTACCGACTGCAGCCtgagaaggaagaaaggagaccattaagtatttttgagcttgatttggaatattcaaagtacttaccaactgcagcctgtgaaggaagaaatggaccattaagtattttcaaggttgatttggaatattttaagtacttacttgcttctttttgcacatttgtgagctgttgaaacaagagaaatgtaagttagtctcaaataaaaaaagtgaaaagacttgggaatagtacttactttggctttccagtgtggagcgacgcgcagcattcattaaatgaaaGAGACCGCCTGCGAAAATGCTTcctctttaaatagtttttcggaagtgacgtaattgcgctaaaaaaataaaagtttaaaaatcaatttgaatgagtccttcaaattgaaaagcgAACGACCGGGACTCGTACCCGGGTCTCCCAAGCCAAAGTCTAATGCTCTACTCATGAGACTAATGAGCAGATGACGTACAAGGATCTCATAGTTTATATGTCCCAATCTTAGTCACTCACATTCGgtagactgtcaaaaaaaaagggtaaatatgacttccaatttttgaatttgcaaaGCGTTGGTGGTCTAATGGTTAAAGACACTGACTGCGAATACTTTGGACTCGGGTTCGATCCTCACTCTTACCTTTGCCACTCTAGCATTTAATTCGTGAATGCAGctgagagtgggaatcgaacccgggtcgcctgcatcgcaggcaatgacttatgccattcgccaccttggctggatttccgccgaaatttctcccgtagaagtcctaaataatacccaaaacacttagcgcaatatactacagtgatgcaccggtaacaaggagttggttggaaaagaaattgcagagtgtaatgcttaaaagtgTCACAAGATGGCAGCCGAACAAGACATGTCCAGTCAGGCACACTCATGGGACAATATGTGAGAGGAGTCCAAGTATACCACATTAATGTATACTAGGAAACAGCATACTTGGTTGGTTGGAAAAGTCATTGCAAATTGCAATGCCCGAAAaccgccacaagagggcagaaagttagaacatgtctattcaggcacattcaggacaatatgtgagtccaggtagtattctacataagtacgcagttggttggaaaagacgCATTGCCAAGTGCAATGCCCAAAaaccgccacaggagggcattaggtttaacatgtcttgtggagaataaaatagcatgtctgcatacatgcatacagtcacAACACAAATTCAAGGAATTAAgaattgttatggtttgttactttattggagagggatcaagatgaatattgcacatcatttaTATAAGCAAGATGAGGCTGATGCTGGGgagcacattgaaaataaagttcgaccaaatacacaagtgccttgtctgtctgcttttgtcatgaaataaacacaaaataaagttggtGGTCATAACATGGCAAGTGGAAATCAGCCGTCTGCCTGCAGGAACAAGTCCAGTCTGCACCAAGAGAGGAACAAGCATTAAAGATGCACCTGGCTGTGAATACATGGATAAAAGAACAATGATATGAGAACGTGTTCGATCGACCGAACGAACAGTTCTGACACGCTTAACAGTCGCACCTTCGTATCTTGTTTCTATTGACCGCATAGTACGCTTAAAAAGACTGCATTTACCTAAAATCATGCGTAGAAGGATTGTTTTGATCGGCTGCTGGTTACCACGACTTCCGCATTGGAggatcttcttctttcaataagagcgatttgcaaacaaccgttgcgACTACGCTGCCCTCGTGTGGACCGGAGATGTAATGACGGCACTGGTTCTCATAAACGACCATGAATCGACTTTCtgtcttaggatgttttttaaacagggcaatgcacctctattggtgtcaaagtggaggtccgggggccaaatatggaccgccgcatcattttgtgcggtccgagaaagttaaccatgaggatgttttaaaaggcacaatgcacctctattggtgtcaaagtggatgcccgggggccaaatgtggcccgccgcatcattttgtgcggtccgagaaagtaaaccatcaggatGTTTTAaacggcacaatgcacctctattggtgtcaaagtggaggtccgggggccaaatctggaccgccgcatcattttgtgcggtccaaaaaagttaaccatgaggatgttttaaaaggcacaatgcacctctattggtgtcaaagtggaggcccgggggccaaatgtggcccgccgcatcattttgtgcggtccgacaaagtaaaccatcaggatatattaaacagcacaatgcacctctaatggtgtcaaagtggagatccgggggccaaatgtggcccgccgcaccaatttgacaccaatagaagtgcattgtgccttttaaaatatcctcatggtttactttctcggaccgcacaaaatgatgcggcggtccagatttggcccccggacctccactttgacaccaatagaggtgcattgtgccgttTAAAACatcctgatggtttactttctcggaccgcacaaaatgatgcggcgggccacatttggcccccggacctccactttgacaccaatagtggtgCATTGTGCCgtttaaaatatcctgatggtttactttctcggaccgcacaaaatgatgcggcgggccacatttggcccccaggcctccactttgacaccaatagaggtgcattgtgctgtttaatatatcctgatggtttactttctcggaccgcacaaaatgatgcggcgggccacatttggcccccggacctccactttgacaccaatagaggtgcattgtgccttttaaaacatcctcatggttaactttctcggaccgcacaaaatgatgcggcggtccagatttggcccccggacctccactttgacaccaatagaggtgcattgccctgtttaaaaaacatcctaagacaGAAAGTCGATTCATGGTCGTTTATGAGAACCAGTGCCATTACATCTCCGGTCCACACGAGGGCAGCGTAGTCGCAACGGTTGTTTGCTAAGCgctcttattgaaagaagaagatccTCCAATGCGGAAGTCTTGGTAACCAGCAGCCGTTCAAAACAATCCTTCTACGCATAATT
It contains:
- the LOC144213582 gene encoding uncharacterized protein LOC144213582, coding for MRCHMFLSRRAASGLQLDHFNCGGTGRLQLWKNYIAIQTIVTKEFTRRCRRQLGRGQGRSPNWRLHWTESANKKVVQSRFKKNICFSHLELQRPPVDTGKLASKREWKCALTYWTTSWMKSDCKNQRQKSKLDMGRTSWK